The sequence below is a genomic window from Gemmatimonadales bacterium.
GGCCGCCGGGGCGGCGGCGTGAGCGAGACGTTCACGGTCCGCAAGATCTCGGCGGGCGTGGGGGTGGAGCGCATCTTCCCGCTGCACTCGCCGGGCATCGCGACGGTGGAGGTGGTCCGCAAGGGCAAGGTGCGGCGCGCGAAGCTCTCCTACCTCCGCCGCCTGGCCGGCAAGGCGGGGCGCATCCGCGAGCAGCGCGAGGGCGTGAAGGAGACCGAGAAGGTCTGACGGTGCTCGACTTCACGGTCGAGCGCAGGTACTTCGAACGCGGGCTGCCCTCGGTCGCGGGGGTGGACGAGGTGGGCCGGGGCCCGTGGGCGGGCCCGGTGATCGCCGCTGCGGTCGTGATCACGCCCGACTCGCCCTGGCTCGAGGGCGTCGACGACTCGAAGCTGCTGACCCGGCGCCGCCGCGAGGATCTCGCGGCGGCGATCGTTTCCACCCTCGCCCACGGCGTGGGCGGCGCCAGCGTCCGCGAAGTGGACCGCTTCAACGTGCGCGGCGCCACGGCGCTCGCGATGCGCCGCGCGCTGTCGCGGCTCCGGTGCACGGTCGGGCTGGTGGTGGTGGACGGGACGCCGATGCCGGAGCTGGGCCGCGCCCACGAGGCGATGGTGGACGGCGACGCCCGGTGCTACGCGGTCGCCTGCGCCAGCATCGTGGCCAAGACGGTGCGGGACCGGGTGATGCGGCGGCTGGGCCTGCGGTATCCGGACTTCGGCTGGGAGCACAACGCGGGCTACGGCACGCCCGACCACCGGGCCGCGCTCGACCGGCGTGGCCCGACTCCGCATCACCGCAGGTCGTTCACGCCGGTCGTGCAGCGGTCGCTGTTCTAGGCCGTCAGCTCACCTTCAGGTCCTTCGCCATTCCGTGCAGCACGTGGTCCTTCCCGTCCTTGGCGTCGGGGAGGAAGCAGAACAGCCCGTAGTCGCCGGCGGCCAGCTGGACCGTGATGACTTCCGACGCGCCGGGCCCGAGGGCGGTGGCGCCGCCGTACGGCTT
It includes:
- the rplS gene encoding 50S ribosomal protein L19; translated protein: MERLASVRLEGRRSDLPDFRAGDTIKVMVRVREGDKERLQAFEGVCVGRRGGGVSETFTVRKISAGVGVERIFPLHSPGIATVEVVRKGKVRRAKLSYLRRLAGKAGRIREQREGVKETEKV
- a CDS encoding ribonuclease HII, giving the protein MLDFTVERRYFERGLPSVAGVDEVGRGPWAGPVIAAAVVITPDSPWLEGVDDSKLLTRRRREDLAAAIVSTLAHGVGGASVREVDRFNVRGATALAMRRALSRLRCTVGLVVVDGTPMPELGRAHEAMVDGDARCYAVACASIVAKTVRDRVMRRLGLRYPDFGWEHNAGYGTPDHRAALDRRGPTPHHRRSFTPVVQRSLF